Genomic DNA from Gossypium hirsutum isolate 1008001.06 chromosome A01, Gossypium_hirsutum_v2.1, whole genome shotgun sequence:
aacgattccacttcagtttctactcagatctgatgtagatccagcccttaaacacttgcagaaatcgaatcttagagatctaaaaattcggctatatgtccctaaaactatagtgttttcggcttttggaattGTGAAGAgaaagatgatttggtatggtggtttttgcagtggtattgccaacaggggttgaggtttagaggatgtgaaaatcgaccaaaagagatgaagaaaataggaggattttgactagaagaaatcggcacaataAACAACTTTCGGGTTTtcagcttttatggcaatcggctgtagaggtttagaaaagaatgggaatgaaagaggaaatgagtagaatggtaggaatgtttcggctagagaagaaaataaggagaaaaaaaatagaagaagagaggagaagagaaggaagaattccgcactcaggagatctaactttgcgtttttcggctttttgagatactgagaagagaatagaatgaaaaggaaggctctaggtggctaaccctaattcaaaaaaacaaaaagaaaataaagcttgccctaatggctATTCAGACCCACGGCCCAACCTTCTAAAGTCCTAGCctaatttccacttaagctctatcacatgcccggcacatgcacacacaaaaaataaaagtaacaatacgcttaccttgtgacttgaactctggcttcccctaaacatccacacgttactccccaaacacctaggtggcgccacatgccactttaccatagatctttttgtgtcctattttaccacctcaactttaaaagcccatatcgccagaaccctctctcccaaaattaaaattcaggaattgcctcgaattaaatttactcttgggccttttttcccacaccataaacccttcgtaatttatttaattactaaactaaacatacgaaatagtaataataacatccaaattattcgggctgTTTTtcacccgaacccagactcaaggcccaatacttccaggcctaaaaatcagggcgttacaatttAGTTCGTTTTAAACTATGTTTGGATGACATTTGATGTAACTTGATGGTGAAAGAGCTGATTACCAACTTTGCCTAAGTGTGCAAGTCAATTTCACCTAGTTCCAATGAATTAAGTGGAGTTAGGTAATGTTTAGGTGATGTATTTGTTAATTTAGACCAGCTATTgtctggtatatgtaatggcCTTATGCCAAAGTTCAAGGTAATGAAAATTCATTagaatttcatcaaaaatagtctctcttttctttgccctcaatttttttctatttttcaagcTCAAATCCCCTGACTCGAATTTTCAAGTTTTCTTCATTCTTCATCCGAATTCATTACATTGTTGTTTAAGTTCTAAACTGAAGTTCATATTTCCTCCAAATAAAGTGTCCCAAAACACCAACAAAGTGCTACTGCCTATTGTTATAAGAATAACATGGAAATAGCCCCCTGCAAATTGGTATAAACTTAACTCCGAAGGTTCATCCATTGAAAACCCCAAGTGTCGGTGGGGCTGGGTTCTTATTAGAGAGGATGAAGGAACTGGGTTACTGGTTGCTTCAGGCACTTCCCACACATCACTTGCATCAAAACAGCTTTGGGGCACGTAGAGATGGTTTAAACCTTGCTGTTTCCCTTTACATTAAATCTTGTAGTGGAACTTGATGCCATGGCAGTCAGTAGCTTCATTCAGCACATGGTCAAGTATGAGTAAGCTGAGGTTGTTAGGCTGTTAATTAAGAAGTTAATTAGTTGTTAGCTGGTTAATAATCAGTTGTACAGTTGTACTTCAACTATAAATACGTGTATTGATGCTAGTCAGGAATAAGACTAATACCATTCTATTTTCTCTAGTTTGTTTTCTTCTTCAGTTGCATTTGTTCATACCTTTTGAGTCTTTCAAgcatggtatcagagctggtgTTCTCAGCATAATCAGACGATCTTAAGCTGTGGAGTCAACAATGGTTCAGCCTGGTGAAGTTTCAGATTCGGTGAGTGCAGATTCTTCATGACCTGCCACTTCTGATGCTTCTTCATCTACAAAAATCAATCaaacatttatcaataaaaagTTAAATGTGAGGTTAGATGAAAAGAACTTTCTCCAATGGAAGCAACAAGTGTTTCTTACCGTCTGCAGCCATGGTTTGGAGAAATTCCTCACCGGAGAAGTCACTGTTCCATCAGCTAAGGTGCGTAATAGTGAaggtgaattggttgaaaatgaagCCTATGAACGGTACATTCAGCAAGACTGTGCTCTTGCCTCACGGTTGCTTTTACTGTAAGTCCCATCTCTTATCTCAGTTGGTAGGATCAGATACTTCAAAAGATATCTGGAGCACACTGTTACGCTTGTTTTCTACTATGTCTACAACCAAAATATGTGATACTCTTGCTGCTAGTGGTAACTCTCTTTCTGAAATTGAATATGTGGCCACTATCCTTAATGGTTTACCTGTTGAGTATGATCCATTTATTGCTGTTATAGCTGCTAGTAGAGAGCCTGTTTCACTTGAAGGAGTTTGTTCTATTCTTGTTGATGCAGAGAGAAGGAACTTAATTCTACAAGGTAGCCTATAAGTGTTCATGTGACACAGTATTCTGACTTTCAGGCTCAACCTGTGAACGGTTTTAAACCTAACTGTTTTTTGTCTGCTGGAATGGAGCTGTGTGGCAGATTTGGTGGTGGATCACACCCAAAATGCCAACTTTGTGGAAAGGTGGGACATTTTGTTGATTGATGCTTCCATCGGTTTGGTCATTCTTTACCGGGTGTCTCCTCGAGCAGTTATAGACCACCACGACCAGTGCCTGCAACTAATATGTGTGCTTTCACATCAGCTGTTCCAGTTTTTTTGGACAATGTTTTGCCCTCTTATGGTTCATCAATTACAATGTCTGCTGATCGTTCAGTTCTAGGGCCTTTTGTACAGAGCTCCACTGCTCAAGCTATTCAGTTAGATCCATCTGTTAGTGCCACTTGGTTTGTTGATTCCGAGGCTACTCACCATGTGACAAATGAGTCTCAGGCTTTTTCTGCTGGGTAGGAGTATGTTGGTAAAGGCAAATTTGTCGTTGTCTTCGCTTTTGATCAACTCTGCACATATCTCATCCCCTAATTGTATTAAGCCTCTCTCCGTTTACTGAGGCCATGGGCGCTTTTGTGTACCGTACTTGATACTAAGTCAATGCATGTATGTTCCTTTCTTGACAAAAAAGAAATATGCTTCTTATTCTTGAGTAGAAGAGTGGCCAAATAGATTTAACATTGCGATAAAAGCATATAGAGACTATGCACCGAGAAAGCTGGTTGAAAGCTGCTGATGAAAGCTCGATGAGAAAATAGGTCATAACGAAGATCCACTCTTTGTTCATCTATCAAATAATCAAGTAACCAAACAAAAAAGAAACAGGAAATCAGTAGTTTACCTTCAATGAAGCCCTTATGCAATGGATCAGTGATTATTATATTAACGTCTTCACCTTTACCATTTTTCTTAAACTTAATTCTCTGAAAGTATTTTCTGGGGAAGTCTGCTCCAGAGCTACTCTACCGTGAACTGAAGCATCTCCTGCAACACCAGTGTGTTATCATGTATTAAACTTGCATGGTAGCAAAGGGTTTGACGGGTTCCAGTGATGAGTAAATCCACCAGTTCTGGCCAGTTATGTCCGGAGTTGGTTTGGAGGACAACATTCATAGTCTCCGAAACAGAAGGCTTCCCAATTGGTCGTTTTAGAAACAAAAAGAAGGCGAAAACAAATGAAGTTGAAGATTGCTTTGAACtaaatagctttttctttttgttaagaCAAATACTTGAGGTGCAAATTCCATGGTTTCCCAAAAAAGAAGCTTTTGAATAGAGATCATTGATGGTCAATAACCATTGCTTTTGCAGTAGGCTGTGTTTGGATGTATTGATATCATCATCCACATTTTGTcaacttcaaaataaaatatataagacTGTCAAAATTTCAACTCTTGTTTATGGGTAGCGTACACTTTgacatttatattaaaaaaactgTAAAATAATGGCTTAAAGAAAGAATCTAATAGCAAAGTACATTTTCTCAGCAACTGTTAGATACTTCATTATTTCTCAACCCTAAACCTAATCTGCCATATATGTCATCCTTGCCTGAATGTTTCAATTGTTCATCTTATCAGGCTTTGCCATACTCCAAGCTTTAACATCTGCAGTGATTGTCTCAGTCccattgttgaagacaaacaagtGAGCATCATCAAACACTGCTACCAATGGATATACTCTAGAAGTGATGCATGTTTTTCCCCCAGCCCCGAAACTCTCCACCACCGAGTGATCAATCTGTAGAGAACAGAAAAACCAAGAaagtgagagaaagaaaaaatattataaggaCAAGTTTAGCCATAGAAAGTCTATGGGTGAGCATAGTCCAGGTAAGCGGTCCTGAAATTAGAACCCCTTATCATCCATGTAGGGTTGGTTCTAAATGTTTTAAACCATGGGTTGACTTAGATTTCTAAGACAGTTTAGGACCAACTCTATGGTCATAAATGGTTTAGGGTCAACCCTAGAAGAAACAAAAGTTATTTGAAGGGCCTGTATGTACCAAAGTCCTAAGTGAAATCTTATATGTATCATCCAAATCTACATCTACAAATCCTGCAAAAGATGGTTTGTATAGCCCCTCTTTCCTCAAGGAAGAGCTGCCACAATGTAAcacaaaattgatcaaaatatatataaagttttgataaaagaaaaaagaaatattgaTTTGCAAAGGCAAAACAAACCTCCCAGAATCTGAGCATAAGAGAACAACATGCTTGTATAGACCTGTAAATACCCTGAAAAAAACAGGGGTATATTCTTCTAACTTTTCTGAAGCTAATGTTAGGAGCCCAAACGGTCCAACGCCACCTTGAACAGTTGAACCCTTAAGGCCACAGAGATCCTGAGCATTGGTCCAGCTAGGATCAAACGGTTCAGCTTTGTCCAAGTTAGGTATGGAGAAGGTAATGTCAACATCAACCTATGAAGATCATCAAACCAGTGAAACTCATGTTGACAACTTGGTTTAAttcaaatcaattaattaaaaagaaaaaaagggtttcAATCTAAAGAAGCACACCTGAGCAGCAGTAATTCCTTTGACTTCAATATGTTCTCCCGACTTGAGTTCTTGATTGCTTAATTGAACATTTTGGCCTCTAAGAGTTTCTATTTCTTCAATAGGCCATTGCAGCAACTGCTTCCCACTAGGATCAAGCCATACCTTCCTTGGAATTGCCTGAGAAAGTTCCATGAAAGTATcataaaatcaaaacattagcATACAAATCAATCAACAACATTACCTGAAGACCAGCCCATCCTTTCTGAGCATCATCTTGAGCAGCATCCGATTCATTGGTCCAACCCCATAAAATCCTCCTATTCTTTGAAGGGTCAAAAAATGTCTTTGAAGCATAAAAATTCCCGTAGTCAAATCTAAGCCCATTCCAACCATCAACAAACCCCTTACCAACCACATATTTATCCCTTGCTTCTGGGAAATACGAACCTATAGTATAATACTCATACCTTGTAAGATCTAAGCTTACCTTCAAAACATGCTTATTAGGGCCAAAAGCAGAGTTGTCAAGGCCAGTGTCCCCAGACAATGACACTGGGAAAAAATCtgcacattcaaacataccagtATTCGGCACCGAATGTAAAGGATGTTTGGCCTTTATCCATTTCCTGAAATCCCTACTTCTATACAAATAAGCCATCCCTCTCTGTTTCCTTCGGCTAGCCACCACCATTCTCCAATGCCCACCGATCTTCCAAGCAGTTGTTGGGTCACGGAAAGCGGTTTTATTCATGGTTTCATCGGCAGCCACGATAGGGTTGTCAGCCGGTTTGACCCATTTACGCAAATAAGGGTCAGATAAGTTCTCCGGAACAGCATAGTTTTGCACTTGATATTGATTAGGATCAATCCCTGTGTAGAAAATTACAGGCTTATTTTCCGGAAGAACTGTAGCGGATCCTGACCAACATCCGTTGATATCAAAAGATTCTGAAGGATAAATCGCAGGCTCGAGAGCTTCCCAATTGACCATGTCTTTGGATACTGAATGAGCCCAAACAATGTTGCCCCAAACTGCACCTTTGGGGTTGTATTGATAGAATAAATGGTAAATCCCATTGTAATACATAGGACCTGTTTGATAAAATGCGTGTGAGAATAACATAAACAATTACAACTTTCTAAAAAATGGGGTTAAAACGAAAAAGAATCACAGTTAAAAGGAGTGTATGAAAATTGAAATTTGCAGcactttttttaaagaaaaagactTACCATTTGGATCTGTCGCGACGGCGTTTATCGATTAGGCAATCCCCCATTGAACAATGCCAAAACAATTTGAAAAGTTAGAGTATATATATGGAATAAAAGGCGCCAATCACGTGTTAAactaattcaattattatttgaaaagttatataaataaaataggcATAATGGTTTATTTAGCCCTCTAAGAGGCCAACTAATTTATTATGCTAACAAAATGAAAACTAATATGATAGTCGCGAAGCCCaggccttaaaatgaaaaaaaaattcacctaagtccttttataacttataaacttttaaattagtaatggtgaAATTGCATATTAAccctcaaaaaataaaaaaattttatttaatcctttaaaaattataaaaatataattaaaatggtaaaattgcatttttcACTATCCTAacaatatacaatttaattccatctcctacatgaaaaaaaatttgacTTTGCCCTtactatatatattgataaataaataaaagaaaaacattaccGTTAATCCAATTCATAGGAGGCTGAAAGTGATACCCGGTTCGATGAAGTTGTTTTACAGTAAGTGCAGTTTTAGATTGTAAATGTGGATAAACCTTATGAAATGCTTCAACGACGCCATTCTTACTTATTATCTCACAAAAACACCCAATTATTAAATAAACTACCAAAATATTTTCTGTAAACTCCATTCGAATTTCGAAAG
This window encodes:
- the LOC121230213 gene encoding uncharacterized protein isoform X5; translation: MKRTFSNGSNKCFLPSAAMVWRNSSPEKSLFHQLRCVIVKVNWLKMKPMNGTFSKTVLLPHGCFYSASREPVSLEGVCSILVDAERRNLILQAVWQIWWWITPKMPTLWKGGTFC
- the LOC121230213 gene encoding uncharacterized protein isoform X2; translation: MKRTFSNGSNKCFLPSAAMVWRNSSPEKSLFHQLRCVIVKVNWLKMKPMNGTFSKTVLLPHGCFYCKSHLLSQLVGSDTSKDIWSTLLRLFSTMSTTKICDTLAASAASREPVSLEGVCSILVDAERRNLILQDLVVDHTQNANFVERWDILLIDASIGLVILYRVSPRAVIDHHDQCLQLICVLSHQLFQFFWTMFCPLMVHQLQCLLIVQF
- the LOC121230213 gene encoding uncharacterized protein isoform X3, with the translated sequence MKRTFSNGSNKCFLPSAAMVWRNSSPEKSLFHQLRCVIVKVNWLKMKPMNGTFSKTVLLPHGCFYSASREPVSLEGVCSILVDAERRNLILQDLVVDHTQNANFVERWDILLIDASIGLVILYRVSPRAVIDHHDQCLQLICVLSHQLFQFFWTMFCPLMVHQLQCLLIVQF
- the LOC107925518 gene encoding beta-fructofuranosidase, insoluble isoenzyme 1 isoform X2 is translated as MNWINDPNGPMYYNGIYHLFYQYNPKGAVWGNIVWAHSVSKDMVNWEALEPAIYPSESFDINGCWSGSATVLPENKPVIFYTGIDPNQYQVQNYAVPENLSDPYLRKWVKPADNPIVAADETMNKTAFRDPTTAWKIGGHWRMVVASRRKQRGMAYLYRSRDFRKWIKAKHPLHSVPNTGMFECADFFPVSLSGDTGLDNSAFGPNKHVLKVSLDLTRYEYYTIGSYFPEARDKYVVGKGFVDGWNGLRFDYGNFYASKTFFDPSKNRRILWGWTNESDAAQDDAQKGWAGLQAIPRKVWLDPSGKQLLQWPIEEIETLRGQNVQLSNQELKSGEHIEVKGITAAQVDVDITFSIPNLDKAEPFDPSWTNAQDLCGLKGSTVQGGVGPFGLLTLASEKLEEYTPVFFRVFTGLYKHVVLLCSDSGSSSLRKEGLYKPSFAGFVDVDLDDTYKISLRTLIDHSVVESFGAGGKTCITSRVYPLVAVFDDAHLFVFNNGTETITADVKAWSMAKPDKMNN
- the LOC121230213 gene encoding uncharacterized protein isoform X1 — its product is MKRTFSNGSNKCFLPSAAMVWRNSSPEKSLFHQLRCVIVKVNWLKMKPMNGTFSKTVLLPHGCFYCKSHLLSQLVGSDTSKDIWSTLLRLFSTMSTTKICDTLAASGNSLSEIEYVATILNGLPVEYDPFIAVIAASREPVSLEGVCSILVDAERRNLILQDLVVDHTQNANFVERWDILLIDASIGLVILYRVSPRAVIDHHDQCLQLICVLSHQLFQFFWTMFCPLMVHQLQCLLIVQF
- the LOC107925518 gene encoding beta-fructofuranosidase, insoluble isoenzyme 1 isoform X1, which produces MNWINDPNGPMYYNGIYHLFYQYNPKGAVWGNIVWAHSVSKDMVNWEALEPAIYPSESFDINGCWSGSATVLPENKPVIFYTGIDPNQYQVQNYAVPENLSDPYLRKWVKPADNPIVAADETMNKTAFRDPTTAWKIGGHWRMVVASRRKQRGMAYLYRSRDFRKWIKAKHPLHSVPNTGMFECADFFPVSLSGDTGLDNSAFGPNKHVLKVSLDLTRYEYYTIGSYFPEARDKYVVGKGFVDGWNGLRFDYGNFYASKTFFDPSKNRRILWGWTNESDAAQDDAQKGWAGLQAIPRKVWLDPSGKQLLQWPIEEIETLRGQNVQLSNQELKSGEHIEVKGITAAQVDVDITFSIPNLDKAEPFDPSWTNAQDLCGLKGSTVQGGVGPFGLLTLASEKLEEYTPVFFRVFTGLYKHVVLLCSDSGRLITRWWRVSGLGEKHASLLEYIHW
- the LOC121230213 gene encoding uncharacterized protein isoform X4; the encoded protein is MKRTFSNGSNKCFLPSAAMVWRNSSPEKSLFHQLRCVIVKVNWLKMKPMNGTFSKTVLLPHGCFYCKSHLLSQLVGSDTSKDIWSTLLRLFSTMSTTKICDTLAASAASREPVSLEGVCSILVDAERRNLILQAVWQIWWWITPKMPTLWKGGTFC